In one Gemmatimonadota bacterium genomic region, the following are encoded:
- a CDS encoding EAL domain-containing protein: MSEAFIARQPIFDLDNKLAGYELLYRPAKTATAAGQEDSMKMSSTTIVTGILTIGLEQLTGGVPAFINFPRELLLNHDFAFTDPSSITIELLETIECDAETIAAAHALREKGFRLALDDFAAGEEYEPFLKLAHIVKVDVLGATSEHLQALVKRLKPYKVTLLAERIEDAAMFAQCRALGFTLFQGYYFSRPEIVKRRDLPAGMIGVVKVMNMVLDQRATDRDLETAFRSDPGLSYKLLRIVNSAGMGGSGIESIQQAVRMIGRAPLHRWLTLLFVNSAPMSTGIDREMMLSALERGRLCELLALNTGMKAAAPSLFLTGVLSVFDAILGLPMPELLRQVRVSSEVELALLKEAGPYTPYLETATSYARGDWEQAITRGTELGVIDQLPEWYSEAGAWAREVLQQR; encoded by the coding sequence GTGAGCGAAGCCTTCATCGCACGCCAGCCGATTTTCGATCTCGACAATAAGCTGGCCGGATACGAACTGCTCTACCGCCCAGCCAAAACGGCGACCGCGGCTGGGCAAGAAGACTCGATGAAGATGAGCAGTACGACCATCGTGACGGGGATTCTCACGATCGGACTCGAACAGCTCACCGGCGGCGTGCCCGCGTTTATCAACTTTCCGCGCGAGCTGCTCCTCAATCACGATTTCGCCTTCACTGATCCGTCGTCGATTACCATCGAACTGCTCGAAACCATTGAGTGCGATGCCGAAACCATCGCGGCCGCGCACGCGCTGCGCGAAAAAGGATTTCGCCTCGCGCTCGACGACTTTGCCGCGGGCGAAGAATACGAGCCATTCCTCAAGCTCGCGCATATCGTCAAGGTCGACGTCCTCGGCGCCACCAGCGAACACTTGCAGGCACTCGTCAAGCGACTCAAGCCGTATAAGGTGACGCTACTCGCGGAACGCATTGAAGATGCCGCGATGTTTGCCCAATGCCGCGCGCTCGGCTTTACGCTCTTTCAGGGCTACTATTTTAGCCGCCCAGAAATTGTCAAACGCCGCGATCTCCCCGCCGGGATGATTGGCGTGGTGAAAGTGATGAACATGGTGCTCGACCAGCGCGCCACCGATCGCGATCTCGAAACGGCGTTCCGCTCGGATCCAGGGCTGAGCTACAAACTGCTCCGCATCGTCAACTCGGCGGGCATGGGCGGCTCGGGAATTGAATCCATTCAACAGGCCGTGCGCATGATTGGACGCGCGCCGCTGCACCGCTGGCTTACGCTGCTCTTTGTGAATAGCGCGCCTATGAGCACGGGCATTGACCGCGAAATGATGCTCTCCGCACTCGAGCGAGGCCGGCTCTGCGAGCTGCTGGCGCTCAACACGGGAATGAAAGCTGCGGCCCCATCGCTCTTTCTCACCGGCGTACTCTCGGTGTTCGACGCCATTCTCGGTCTGCCGATGCCGGAGCTCCTCCGGCAGGTGCGCGTGTCGTCGGAAGTGGAGCTTGCGCTACTGAAGGAGGCGGGGCCGTACACGCCATATCTCGAGACGGCCACCAGCTATGCGCGCGGTGACTGGGAACAGGCGATTACACGCGGAACCGAACTCGGTGTGATCGATCAACTCCCCGAGTGGTATTCCGAAGCCGGCGCCTGGGCCCGCGAGGTTCTGCAGCAACGCTAA
- a CDS encoding OmpA family protein: MSKDASKRPIIIKRVKKAAHGHHGGSWKVAYADFVTAMMAFFMVMWILGMDDATKKAIEGYFSSPAGFKKGYGSGASPLSTGNTPTKLKDEAIKLIVHTSQEKNFIKVAGQIKTRLDSAKGALGSAKFEVTVTSRGLRIDLIESGKGENFFPRGSASMTSVTRISLALIADELLALKNPVVVEGHTDAATYAAHAQYTNWELSTDRANAARRVLADAGLTGGRVVEIRGLADTQLRNPNDPTASENRRISLLLPFSDPPPSSPEPTSPTAPGTPGVGSTTAAVPTVVVPPTAGGAAAKTVVKSTPGAQ, encoded by the coding sequence GTGAGCAAAGACGCCTCGAAGCGCCCTATCATCATCAAGCGAGTCAAGAAGGCGGCCCACGGCCACCACGGCGGATCGTGGAAGGTCGCGTACGCCGACTTCGTGACCGCAATGATGGCGTTCTTCATGGTGATGTGGATCCTCGGCATGGACGACGCCACCAAAAAGGCGATCGAAGGCTATTTCTCGAGTCCCGCGGGATTCAAGAAAGGCTACGGCTCAGGCGCGAGTCCGTTGTCGACGGGCAACACGCCGACGAAGCTGAAAGACGAAGCCATCAAGCTGATCGTCCACACCTCGCAGGAAAAAAACTTCATCAAGGTAGCGGGGCAGATCAAAACGCGCCTCGACTCTGCCAAAGGCGCGCTGGGCTCGGCGAAGTTTGAAGTCACGGTCACGAGCCGCGGCCTGCGGATTGATCTCATTGAAAGTGGGAAGGGCGAAAATTTCTTTCCGCGCGGATCGGCGTCTATGACGTCCGTCACGCGCATTAGCTTAGCGCTGATCGCCGACGAACTCCTCGCGCTCAAGAATCCAGTCGTCGTCGAAGGGCATACCGATGCGGCGACCTACGCCGCGCATGCGCAGTATACGAACTGGGAGTTGTCCACCGATCGAGCGAACGCCGCACGGCGCGTGCTTGCGGATGCCGGCCTGACCGGCGGACGCGTGGTGGAGATTCGCGGACTCGCCGACACGCAGCTGCGAAACCCCAACGACCCCACGGCATCGGAGAACCGGCGCATTTCGCTCTTGCTGCCGTTCAGCGATCCGCCGCCGTCGAGTCCGGAGCCCACATCGCCAACAGCGCCAGGGACTCCAGGCGTCGGTTCGACGACAGCGGCCGTGCCCACCGTCGTGGTGCCGCCTACTGCGGGTGGTGCCGCAGCAAAAACGGTGGTGAAGTCCACGCCTGGCGCGCAGTAG
- the motA gene encoding flagellar motor stator protein MotA: protein MFLIIGLVIVFGSIVGGYVMHHGELAVLVQVNEFLIIGGAGLGSLIIGNPPGTMKSALTMTLGLLKPDPFNGKAYGELLQVLYEILRTARKDGLIGLEKHIENPAESEIFVKYPNFLHHGAAVSMLCDTLKVLLSGTVEDHHLAEILDIDLEQQHHEAMAAPAAINKVGDAMPGFGIVAAVLGVIITMGSIGGAASEIGEKVAAALVGTFLGILLSYGVMGPIAQAIEARIASEHAYMLCIKTALLSFARGDAPMSAVEFARRNIEPGHRPSFAELEALTRPKAA from the coding sequence GTGTTCCTAATCATCGGTCTTGTAATCGTCTTCGGCAGTATTGTAGGCGGTTATGTCATGCACCACGGCGAACTCGCCGTTTTGGTGCAAGTCAACGAATTTCTCATCATCGGCGGCGCTGGCCTGGGGTCCCTCATTATCGGGAACCCGCCAGGCACGATGAAGTCTGCGCTTACCATGACGCTCGGGCTGCTGAAGCCTGATCCGTTTAACGGGAAGGCGTACGGCGAACTGCTACAGGTACTCTACGAGATTCTCCGCACCGCCCGCAAGGACGGACTGATCGGCCTCGAAAAACACATCGAGAATCCGGCGGAAAGCGAGATCTTTGTGAAGTATCCGAACTTTCTGCATCACGGCGCTGCCGTGTCGATGCTGTGCGACACCCTCAAGGTACTGCTGAGCGGGACGGTGGAGGATCACCATCTCGCCGAAATCCTCGACATTGACCTCGAGCAGCAGCACCACGAGGCGATGGCCGCCCCGGCCGCCATCAACAAAGTCGGCGACGCGATGCCCGGATTCGGCATCGTGGCCGCCGTGCTCGGCGTCATCATCACCATGGGCTCGATTGGCGGCGCTGCCAGTGAAATCGGCGAGAAGGTCGCCGCGGCACTCGTCGGCACCTTCTTAGGCATTTTGCTCTCCTATGGCGTGATGGGTCCCATCGCGCAGGCGATCGAAGCGCGCATTGCCTCGGAGCACGCCTATATGCTGTGCATCAAGACGGCCCTGTTGTCGTTTGCGCGCGGCGACGCGCCGATGTCGGCCGTGGAATTTGCGCGACGCAACATTGAACCTGGTCATCGTCCGTCGTTCGCCGAGCTCGAAGCGCTGACGCGGCCGAAGGCGGCGTAA
- the csrA gene encoding carbon storage regulator CsrA has protein sequence MLILSRKEGDSIVIGGDIRIIVLSTDRHGVRLGIEAPTDVRILRGEIVSQVEKENQRATEGGSAIEWADLVPPPPKK, from the coding sequence ATGCTCATCCTGAGCCGCAAGGAAGGCGACTCGATTGTGATCGGCGGGGACATTCGGATCATTGTCCTCAGTACCGATCGCCACGGCGTGCGTTTGGGCATCGAAGCCCCCACGGACGTGCGCATTTTACGCGGCGAAATCGTGAGTCAGGTGGAGAAGGAAAATCAGCGCGCCACCGAGGGCGGTTCGGCCATCGAGTGGGCCGATCTCGTTCCGCCACCGCCAAAGAAGTAG
- the flgK gene encoding flagellar hook-associated protein FlgK, whose amino-acid sequence MDSLFGVGRSAILAQQAAIQVAGHNIANAETPGYTRESVQLTAAPPEYSGLHTFGTGVAISNVVSARDALLSAEVRSQNTPASSFKTRAGLLGQVETVLGDPNTNALSGAIDGFYNAWSDLSSNPADAASKTVVQQRAQTLVDSFHTYASQLTEVGTQASNSLADSIRTVNSLTTKIAQINKLIVPAEATGQPANDLRDQRDQLIDQLSTIVPITVMDRADGGNQIVIGSVSIVDGGDAKTLTLNNTTVSVTSPTGTGMPLRSLGGQMGAYIDFLSTDLPGVQGQLNAIASAIITDVNTVHKTGWSTAEGAGGVAGNWDVNAPPTGSNVDFFDSTPGNASAINISLSASVAASASAIASGNTRNAAGNNTVALNVAALRDNSPSAAGNSVTGAFRTLVSGLAVKKNSADDSATVYKTLADQASNRRQSATGVNTDEELMKLIRYQQAFIAASKYMQTVNEMSQSLMSIKQ is encoded by the coding sequence ATGGACTCCCTCTTCGGCGTCGGGCGCTCGGCGATTCTGGCGCAGCAAGCGGCGATTCAGGTTGCCGGTCACAACATCGCGAACGCCGAAACGCCCGGATATACCCGTGAGAGCGTGCAACTCACGGCGGCGCCGCCCGAGTATAGTGGGCTCCACACCTTTGGCACCGGCGTCGCGATCTCCAACGTCGTGAGCGCGCGGGATGCGCTGCTCAGCGCCGAGGTTCGTTCGCAGAACACGCCTGCCAGTTCGTTTAAGACGCGGGCTGGACTGCTGGGGCAAGTGGAAACCGTGCTTGGCGACCCGAACACGAACGCACTCAGTGGCGCGATCGACGGGTTCTACAATGCGTGGAGTGATCTCTCGTCAAATCCCGCTGACGCGGCTTCGAAAACGGTCGTGCAACAGCGCGCGCAGACGCTCGTCGATTCGTTCCACACCTATGCGAGCCAGTTGACGGAAGTCGGGACGCAGGCCAGCAACAGCCTCGCCGACTCCATCCGTACAGTCAACAGCCTCACCACGAAGATCGCCCAGATCAATAAGCTCATTGTGCCGGCCGAGGCCACTGGCCAGCCAGCCAATGATTTGCGTGACCAGCGCGATCAGTTGATTGACCAGCTGTCGACGATCGTGCCGATCACCGTCATGGATCGTGCGGACGGCGGCAATCAAATTGTGATTGGCAGCGTGTCGATCGTGGACGGTGGCGACGCCAAAACGCTTACTCTGAATAACACGACCGTTTCCGTCACGTCGCCCACGGGCACGGGAATGCCGCTGCGCAGTTTGGGTGGCCAGATGGGCGCCTACATCGATTTTTTGAGCACCGACCTGCCGGGAGTGCAGGGGCAGCTCAACGCCATCGCGTCCGCGATCATCACGGATGTGAACACCGTGCACAAGACCGGGTGGTCAACGGCGGAGGGTGCGGGCGGGGTCGCTGGAAACTGGGACGTCAACGCGCCGCCGACCGGATCGAACGTCGATTTCTTCGACTCGACCCCTGGAAACGCCTCGGCAATAAATATCAGTCTGTCGGCTTCTGTCGCCGCCAGTGCCTCGGCCATTGCCTCGGGTAACACACGCAACGCCGCGGGGAACAACACGGTCGCGCTCAATGTTGCGGCTTTGCGCGACAATTCCCCCTCCGCTGCCGGAAATTCGGTCACCGGCGCCTTCCGGACCCTTGTGTCCGGCCTCGCCGTGAAGAAGAATTCAGCAGACGATTCCGCGACGGTTTACAAAACCTTGGCGGATCAGGCTTCCAACCGTCGACAAAGTGCGACCGGCGTGAACACCGATGAAGAACTGATGAAGCTGATTCGCTATCAGCAGGCATTCATCGCGGCGTCGAAGTACATGCAGACGGTCAACGAAATGTCCCAATCGCTGATGTCCATCAAGCAGTAA
- the flgN gene encoding flagellar export chaperone FlgN, with the protein MPAVIPAGNLMLMRTPIAHTSATVAALGDALHSEARLLADLIAIMRRQRDAVARDDLDAVDDSVFATHRVLVTLGEARRRRRSLNHMLGEGDDLSLSGIEDFFVGEAPEAVREAVAVVTREARLLQREVEVNRRVLRGAIDSADQYVRAMCGVAATPASGYPAAAVAGGAAVTYAPRQGGALLDRRV; encoded by the coding sequence ATGCCCGCAGTGATTCCTGCTGGAAATCTCATGCTCATGCGCACGCCCATTGCTCACACGTCGGCGACGGTGGCGGCCCTGGGTGACGCGTTGCATTCTGAGGCGCGGTTGCTCGCCGATCTCATTGCGATCATGCGTCGTCAGCGCGACGCCGTGGCGCGCGACGACCTCGACGCCGTGGACGATTCTGTATTTGCGACGCATCGTGTGCTCGTCACACTCGGCGAAGCGCGTCGTCGTCGCCGCTCACTGAATCATATGCTCGGCGAGGGTGATGACCTCAGCCTCTCCGGCATTGAAGACTTCTTTGTTGGCGAGGCGCCTGAGGCGGTGCGCGAAGCGGTGGCGGTGGTGACGCGCGAAGCGCGGTTGTTGCAGCGCGAGGTGGAGGTCAACCGCCGCGTGCTCCGCGGCGCGATTGATTCCGCGGATCAGTACGTGCGGGCGATGTGCGGCGTGGCCGCGACGCCTGCGTCTGGGTATCCCGCCGCCGCCGTTGCTGGTGGTGCGGCAGTCACTTATGCGCCCCGTCAAGGTGGCGCGCTACTCGACCGGAGAGTCTAA
- a CDS encoding rod-binding protein — protein sequence MTIPNVTGAATAAPRPDEVERLRKTGKQFEGVFVMQLFKAMRDTVPQDEGVLSGGAGEDMFNSMLDQKMSDKLPEQWHHDLSDVMVAQLKNRLSPQQSPVAESPKLPRPEAPEIR from the coding sequence ATGACGATTCCGAATGTGACCGGCGCCGCGACAGCGGCTCCGCGTCCCGATGAAGTGGAACGCCTCCGGAAAACTGGCAAACAGTTTGAGGGTGTGTTCGTGATGCAGCTGTTCAAGGCCATGCGTGACACCGTGCCCCAGGATGAAGGCGTCCTGAGCGGAGGCGCAGGCGAAGACATGTTCAACTCGATGCTCGACCAAAAGATGTCCGATAAACTACCCGAGCAGTGGCACCATGACTTGAGCGACGTGATGGTTGCGCAGCTCAAGAACCGGTTGTCCCCGCAGCAATCGCCTGTTGCCGAAAGTCCGAAGTTGCCGCGCCCTGAGGCGCCGGAGATCCGTTGA
- a CDS encoding flagellar basal body P-ring protein FlgI has product MMSLSFVVRRAVFAALLLSVVAGTARAQDVRVRDLVMTDAAPPVRLMGYGLVTGLNGTGDRVMGTSGSRQTVQSVVNLLRRFDVEVPAEMLRTRNVAAVLVTAEISPYLRPGGHFEVRVSSLGDAQSLRGGVLWMTPLVADAGGKPLAGAQGALVVSVGGVSRQQAQLLTTARVPDGGMLEADMPRPQMATSNKLLLREPDLVTATRMAAAIDSALGAKGIAKVEDPGSIVLAFKDTAGGFANALARVRDVKVRPARAAKLVIDGRDGTVVAGGELLVGEATVSHAGITLSIGPSTDTTASVRGMRVPTGTPVQKIASALHAMQATASEIGAIFEALRDVGAITAEVVLR; this is encoded by the coding sequence ATGATGTCACTTTCGTTTGTGGTTCGTCGCGCGGTATTCGCCGCTCTCCTCCTCTCGGTGGTGGCTGGTACGGCACGCGCCCAGGATGTGCGCGTGCGCGACCTCGTGATGACCGATGCCGCGCCGCCGGTGCGTTTGATGGGCTACGGTCTCGTGACCGGCCTCAACGGGACCGGCGATCGCGTGATGGGCACCTCCGGTTCGCGGCAGACCGTGCAGTCGGTGGTCAACCTGCTCCGTCGTTTCGATGTGGAAGTACCCGCTGAAATGCTGCGCACGCGCAATGTGGCGGCGGTGCTCGTGACGGCTGAAATCTCTCCGTACCTCCGCCCGGGCGGACACTTTGAAGTGCGCGTGTCGTCGCTAGGCGATGCACAGTCGCTGCGCGGTGGCGTGTTGTGGATGACGCCGCTCGTTGCGGACGCTGGTGGCAAGCCACTCGCCGGTGCGCAGGGTGCGCTCGTGGTGAGCGTTGGTGGCGTCAGCCGTCAGCAGGCGCAGCTGCTCACCACCGCGCGCGTCCCAGATGGTGGCATGCTCGAAGCCGACATGCCGCGTCCGCAGATGGCGACCTCCAATAAGTTGTTGCTGCGTGAACCAGACCTCGTGACCGCCACCCGTATGGCCGCGGCGATCGACTCGGCGCTAGGCGCCAAGGGGATTGCGAAGGTCGAGGATCCCGGGTCAATCGTCCTCGCGTTCAAGGACACCGCCGGCGGATTCGCGAATGCGCTCGCACGTGTGCGTGATGTGAAGGTGCGCCCGGCTCGCGCGGCCAAGCTTGTGATTGACGGACGCGACGGCACGGTGGTGGCAGGCGGCGAGTTGCTAGTGGGTGAAGCCACCGTGAGCCACGCTGGCATTACGCTCAGCATCGGCCCGTCAACTGATACGACAGCATCGGTGCGCGGCATGCGCGTGCCGACCGGTACGCCGGTGCAGAAGATCGCCTCCGCACTCCACGCCATGCAGGCAACGGCCAGTGAGATCGGCGCGATCTTCGAAGCCCTGCGCGACGTGGGCGCGATTACCGCCGAGGTGGTGCTCCGATGA
- a CDS encoding flagellar basal body L-ring protein FlgH: MTPFLRRACCAAALLPMTALALAAQSKTAPKPVADSFALQPPVRQSWTSDKMRYGVGDIIMVMINERTSANANLTDNNSENRSKSLGLNIRPPASPGAPSANVDVSMDFDNNGNSRKAGLANRGNDFRSQMSVRVIGVSPQGMLQIRGHKLVNIDKNQQDVVVTGWIRPQDVDAASNAVLSTKIADAQIEYAQKGGSLGTPRSGILSKVLGLVWP, from the coding sequence ATGACCCCGTTCCTTCGCCGCGCGTGCTGTGCGGCAGCGCTGTTGCCGATGACCGCATTGGCGCTCGCTGCCCAGAGCAAGACGGCGCCCAAGCCGGTGGCGGATTCGTTTGCGCTACAGCCGCCGGTGCGTCAGTCGTGGACCTCAGACAAGATGCGCTACGGCGTTGGGGACATCATCATGGTGATGATCAACGAACGCACCAGTGCCAATGCCAACCTCACCGACAACAACTCGGAGAATCGCTCTAAGTCGCTCGGGCTGAACATTCGGCCGCCCGCTTCGCCTGGCGCGCCGTCGGCCAACGTCGATGTGAGCATGGACTTCGACAACAACGGCAACTCGCGCAAGGCGGGCCTCGCCAATCGCGGCAACGATTTCCGGTCGCAGATGAGCGTGCGTGTGATCGGCGTGTCGCCCCAGGGCATGCTGCAGATTCGCGGACATAAACTCGTGAACATCGACAAGAACCAGCAGGACGTCGTCGTCACGGGCTGGATCCGGCCGCAGGATGTGGATGCGGCGAGCAACGCCGTGCTCTCCACCAAGATCGCAGACGCGCAGATCGAGTACGCCCAAAAGGGTGGATCGCTCGGCACGCCGCGCTCGGGTATTCTCTCGAAGGTTCTCGGACTCGTCTGGCCATGA
- the flgA gene encoding flagellar basal body P-ring formation chaperone FlgA, which produces MTHRALLAGLLLVAGVRAADAQGAAASATQSVQVASAGRVAPATLRAARDLPRGLVLSLGDIVAEADGNPASIDGWITRRIVRQGEALREPAIAPPQLVHAGAPVRVQATVDGIVVSRDGTALGPGVLGERVRVRLDAQRTITGTVTGPATISLP; this is translated from the coding sequence ATGACGCATCGGGCGTTGCTCGCGGGACTCTTGCTCGTCGCCGGCGTTCGCGCTGCCGACGCGCAGGGGGCAGCTGCGTCGGCAACGCAGAGCGTGCAGGTGGCATCGGCGGGTCGTGTGGCCCCGGCCACGCTTCGCGCCGCGCGCGATCTGCCGCGGGGGCTCGTGCTCTCGCTCGGTGATATTGTCGCCGAGGCAGATGGCAATCCTGCTTCTATAGATGGCTGGATCACCCGTCGCATTGTCCGTCAGGGCGAAGCGTTGCGGGAGCCGGCAATTGCTCCGCCGCAGTTGGTCCATGCCGGCGCCCCAGTACGGGTGCAGGCGACAGTAGACGGCATTGTGGTTTCGCGTGATGGCACCGCACTCGGCCCTGGTGTGCTAGGGGAACGTGTGCGCGTGCGCTTGGATGCCCAACGCACTATTACCGGGACCGTGACTGGCCCCGCGACTATTTCGCTTCCATGA
- the flgG gene encoding flagellar basal-body rod protein FlgG, translating into MDPALRAAATGMMAQQTRTEVIANNLANVNTTGFKRSRAHFEDLLYQTVQGAAVVNATDASTTPAIQVGRGTRLAGVERMHSQGALEQTNRPLDLAIQGEGFFQVQLPNGQTAYTRDGSFQISDQGTLVTSEGHTIVPGIKIPAGLANLAISPNGIVTATMSTDAKPVEIGRIELARFANPSGLQSMGGNLMAATSASGDPATGYPDEDGIGQVSQGYLEASNVEIVQEMVDMISAMRAYEINSKAVKNSESMADISNNLVR; encoded by the coding sequence ATGGATCCCGCTCTTCGTGCCGCCGCCACGGGAATGATGGCGCAGCAGACCCGCACTGAGGTCATCGCCAACAATCTCGCGAACGTCAACACGACCGGCTTCAAACGCAGCCGCGCACACTTTGAAGACCTGCTGTATCAAACGGTCCAAGGTGCGGCGGTTGTCAACGCCACCGACGCCAGCACGACGCCCGCCATTCAGGTGGGACGTGGTACGCGGCTCGCTGGAGTGGAGCGTATGCATTCGCAGGGCGCGCTCGAGCAGACCAATCGTCCGCTCGATCTCGCGATCCAAGGCGAAGGATTCTTTCAGGTGCAGCTCCCCAACGGCCAGACGGCGTATACGCGCGACGGTTCGTTCCAGATCTCGGATCAGGGCACGCTCGTGACGAGCGAAGGGCACACGATTGTGCCTGGCATCAAAATCCCTGCTGGCCTCGCCAATCTCGCGATCTCTCCCAACGGCATTGTGACTGCCACGATGAGCACGGACGCAAAGCCGGTGGAAATCGGCCGCATCGAGCTCGCGCGGTTTGCCAATCCGTCTGGGCTGCAGTCGATGGGCGGCAACTTGATGGCGGCCACGAGCGCGTCCGGCGATCCGGCCACTGGGTATCCCGACGAAGATGGCATTGGTCAGGTCTCGCAGGGTTACCTCGAAGCCAGCAACGTCGAAATCGTGCAGGAGATGGTGGATATGATCTCCGCCATGCGCGCGTACGAAATCAATTCGAAGGCCGTCAAGAACAGCGAGTCGATGGCTGACATCTCGAACAACTTGGTGCGCTAA
- a CDS encoding flagellar hook-basal body protein, producing MGTGIRPTGLDNAAAALRYLERRQEVVANNLANINTDGFKGERAFARLLSDGSTPAVETATDFRAGPMTNTGAPLDLAIARDGFFVAQGTTEGTAGERLTRGGSLHLDDQSRIVDQAGHPLLGEADDAGGVDGPIVVPHATKALTVKEDGAVLADGKQIARLRIETAPTGSRLQHEGGGLFIPGATRQRLAPADRSVRQGSREESNVGSIDSLVDMIAVQRAYASVQKTISTIDSARGIAVTELGKPS from the coding sequence ATGGGTACTGGAATTCGTCCAACTGGACTCGACAACGCCGCCGCGGCACTCCGCTATCTGGAGCGCCGCCAGGAAGTCGTGGCCAACAACCTCGCCAACATCAATACGGACGGCTTCAAGGGGGAGCGCGCTTTTGCGCGTCTCCTCTCGGACGGCAGTACGCCGGCCGTTGAAACCGCCACTGACTTTCGCGCCGGTCCCATGACCAATACCGGCGCACCGCTCGATCTCGCCATTGCCCGCGACGGCTTTTTCGTGGCGCAGGGCACGACGGAGGGAACGGCGGGTGAACGTCTGACCCGTGGCGGCTCCCTGCACCTCGATGACCAGTCGCGCATCGTGGATCAGGCTGGGCATCCGTTGCTCGGCGAAGCCGACGACGCCGGCGGTGTGGACGGACCGATCGTCGTACCGCATGCCACCAAGGCGCTCACCGTCAAAGAAGACGGCGCCGTGCTGGCCGACGGCAAGCAGATCGCGCGCCTTCGTATTGAAACCGCTCCCACGGGCTCCCGTCTGCAGCATGAAGGCGGCGGCCTCTTTATTCCCGGCGCCACGCGCCAACGCCTCGCCCCCGCCGACCGCTCGGTGCGTCAGGGTTCACGCGAGGAGAGCAATGTCGGCTCCATCGACTCGCTCGTTGATATGATCGCCGTCCAGCGCGCGTACGCCAGCGTGCAGAAAACTATCTCGACCATTGATTCGGCCCGCGGCATCGCGGTGACCGAACTCGGCAAGCCCAGCTAA